The following proteins are co-located in the Eublepharis macularius isolate TG4126 chromosome 5, MPM_Emac_v1.0, whole genome shotgun sequence genome:
- the ODF3L2 gene encoding outer dense fiber protein 3-like protein 2, giving the protein MEDSKPKKRPGIAAQETGPGPGCYSLPPTVGFVNHDYTRFTSPAYSFHQRLNNSIHLKDTSPGPCYYIEPETTRFGRVRGPSYSMLARPKPPGLPQTPGPGTYSPERVPPPSQQRPPSFSIGSRTKHRLADHVPAPNSYALPTLLGPRVPSKPSSPSFTMSGRRNKGSYAEDLSQTPGPGRYSITNPNVYLCRRPMFSMLGRLQKPSSAFPTPGPGTHSPEKVTAHWARAPSYSLGVRHSEYLMPLVVDPPEW; this is encoded by the exons ATGGAAGACTCAAAACCGAAAAAAAGACCTGGGATTGCTGCTCAAGAGACTG GCCCTGGCCCTGGATGCTACAGCTTACCTCCAACAGTCGGATTTGTCAACCACGACTACACCCGCTTTACCAGTCCAGCATATTCTTTCCACCAGAGACTTAACAATAGCA TACATTTGAAAGATACAAGCCCTGGACCCTGTTACTATATAGAACCAGAGACCACCCGCTTTGGCAGAGTCAGGGGCCCCTCGTATTCGATGCTGGCTCGACCAAAACCTCCAG GTCTGCCACAGACCCCTGGACCAGGCACGTACAGCCCCGAAAGAGTCCCACCTCCGTCCCAACAGAGACCACCATCTTTCTCCATAGGTTCCCGCACTAAGCACCGCCTGGCAgatcatgtccctgcccccaacagCTATGCCCTTCCCACACTACTGGGCCCACGAGTCCCCAGCAAACCCTCTAGCCCCAGTTTCACGATGTCTGGACGGAGAAACAAAGGCAGCTACGCAGAAGACCTGTCTCAAACGCCGGGCCCAGGACGCTACAGCATCACCAACCCCAACGTTTACTTGTGCCGGCGGCCCATGTTCTCCATGCTGGGGAGGCTCCAGAAGCCCAGCAGTGCCTTCCCCACACCGGGTCCTGGGACGCACAGCCCAGAAAAGGTAACAGCTCACTGGGCAAGAGCCCCTTCTTATTCCCTCGGAGTTCGCCACTCAGAATACCTCATGCCACTCGTTGTAGATCCTCCAGAATGGTAG